In the genome of Nocardioides seonyuensis, one region contains:
- a CDS encoding penicillin acylase family protein has protein sequence MSEHEQDPAPVSVDEPSAWQRFWAAPRPVRWTAWVAVGVVLLLLVLAGVGTYFVRRPLPQTGGEARLPGLTGEVEVVRDDHGIPHIYADTDADLLRAQGYVQAQERFFEMDVRRHVTSGRLSEIFGEETLETDKFIRTMGWRRVAEDEWALLQPATRDALTAYSEGVNAYLEDRGTSSIAVEYSVLGLGGLRYTPEPWTPVDSLAWLKAMAWDLRGNMEAEVDRVLLSLEHDEEEVAQLYPDYDHDAHPPIVDTGGVVDGVFEQNASGNATRDPKRPPYPDEAIDALRRVRDQADAMPALLGRGDGIGSNSWVVDGDHSNTGAPLLANDPHLGVSQPGVWMQMGLHCREAGPDCTLDVAGFTFSGVPGIVIGHNADIAWGFTNLGPDVTDLYLEQTEGDDRWVQDGETQPMRVRHETIEVLGGDDFDLRIRETDHGPLISDVSADFATLGANAPTDEPGDRGSGYAVALEWTALDPAPTADAILMLNQASDWDEFRAAAAAFAVPAQNLVYADREGHIGYQAPGRIPIRKSGNDGSMPVEGWISANDWTGDFIPFDGLPSVLDPEEGFIVTANQAVIDEEYPYLLTRDWDLGYRSTRIRDLLEQEGELSVSEMADLQLDTANPMAPVLVPYLLDIGELPSGYYRQAQELLASWDFSQPADSAPAAYFNVVWRNLLELTFHDELRPGNWPNGDDRWFAVVTEMLDHPAGPWWDDVRTDGTETRDDILLAAMTEARDELTERRSRDPQLWEWGQLHRMNLHSSTLGESGIGLVERLVNRDGWEVGGGSAIVDATSWDAAQGYEVTAAPSMRMVVSLADWDASRWINLTGVSGHPASSHYSDQTELWVAGDYLPWAFSREAVDEAAEDTLTLVPPDAG, from the coding sequence ATGAGCGAGCACGAGCAGGACCCCGCCCCCGTCTCTGTCGACGAGCCGTCTGCCTGGCAACGGTTCTGGGCGGCGCCGCGCCCCGTCCGCTGGACAGCCTGGGTCGCCGTCGGGGTCGTGCTCCTGCTCCTCGTGCTCGCGGGCGTGGGCACCTACTTCGTACGCCGACCGCTGCCGCAGACCGGCGGCGAGGCGAGGCTTCCCGGCCTGACCGGCGAGGTCGAGGTCGTCCGCGACGATCACGGGATCCCGCACATCTACGCCGACACCGACGCCGACCTGCTGCGCGCCCAGGGCTACGTGCAGGCCCAAGAGCGCTTCTTCGAGATGGACGTGCGTCGTCACGTGACCTCGGGCCGCCTCTCGGAGATCTTCGGCGAGGAGACGCTCGAGACCGACAAGTTCATCCGCACGATGGGCTGGCGCCGGGTCGCCGAGGACGAGTGGGCCCTCCTGCAGCCGGCCACCCGCGACGCGCTGACGGCGTACTCCGAGGGCGTCAACGCGTATCTCGAGGACCGCGGCACCTCCAGCATCGCGGTGGAGTACTCCGTGCTCGGTCTGGGCGGCCTGCGCTACACGCCGGAGCCGTGGACACCGGTCGACTCCCTCGCGTGGCTCAAGGCGATGGCGTGGGACCTGCGCGGCAACATGGAGGCCGAGGTCGACCGGGTGCTGCTCTCCCTCGAGCACGACGAGGAGGAGGTCGCGCAGCTCTACCCCGACTACGACCACGACGCCCATCCGCCGATCGTCGACACCGGCGGTGTCGTCGACGGCGTCTTCGAGCAGAACGCCAGCGGAAACGCCACGCGCGACCCCAAGCGCCCGCCCTACCCCGACGAGGCCATCGACGCGCTGCGACGCGTGCGCGACCAGGCCGACGCGATGCCCGCGCTGCTCGGTCGGGGCGACGGGATCGGCAGCAACTCCTGGGTCGTCGACGGCGACCACAGCAACACCGGGGCCCCGCTGCTGGCCAACGACCCGCACCTCGGCGTCAGCCAGCCGGGGGTGTGGATGCAGATGGGCCTGCACTGCCGCGAGGCCGGGCCCGACTGCACGCTCGACGTCGCCGGCTTCACGTTCTCCGGCGTCCCCGGGATCGTGATCGGTCACAACGCCGACATCGCGTGGGGCTTCACCAACCTGGGACCGGACGTCACCGACCTCTACCTCGAGCAGACCGAGGGTGACGACCGCTGGGTCCAGGACGGCGAGACCCAGCCCATGCGCGTGCGCCACGAGACCATCGAGGTGCTCGGGGGCGACGACTTCGACCTCCGCATCCGCGAGACCGACCACGGGCCGCTGATCAGCGACGTCTCCGCGGACTTCGCGACCCTGGGAGCCAACGCGCCCACCGACGAGCCGGGGGACCGCGGCAGCGGCTACGCCGTCGCGCTCGAGTGGACCGCGCTGGACCCCGCTCCCACCGCCGACGCGATCCTGATGCTCAACCAGGCCTCCGACTGGGACGAGTTCCGCGCGGCGGCCGCGGCGTTCGCCGTACCCGCCCAGAACCTCGTCTACGCCGACCGCGAGGGGCACATCGGCTACCAGGCGCCCGGCCGGATCCCGATCCGCAAGTCCGGCAACGACGGCTCGATGCCGGTGGAGGGCTGGATCTCCGCCAACGACTGGACCGGCGACTTCATCCCCTTCGACGGGCTGCCCAGCGTGCTCGACCCGGAGGAGGGGTTCATCGTCACCGCCAACCAGGCGGTGATCGACGAGGAGTACCCCTACCTGCTCACCCGCGACTGGGACCTCGGCTACCGCTCGACGCGCATCCGCGACCTGCTGGAGCAGGAGGGGGAGCTGTCGGTCTCGGAGATGGCAGACCTCCAGCTCGACACCGCCAACCCGATGGCCCCGGTGCTGGTGCCCTACCTCCTCGACATCGGCGAGCTGCCGTCGGGCTACTACCGCCAGGCCCAGGAGCTGCTCGCCTCCTGGGACTTCTCCCAGCCCGCCGACAGCGCCCCCGCGGCCTACTTCAACGTGGTCTGGCGCAACCTGCTCGAGCTGACCTTCCACGACGAGCTGCGGCCCGGCAACTGGCCCAACGGCGACGACCGCTGGTTCGCCGTCGTCACCGAGATGCTCGACCACCCCGCCGGCCCGTGGTGGGACGACGTGCGGACCGACGGCACCGAGACGCGCGACGACATCCTGCTCGCGGCGATGACCGAGGCCCGCGACGAGCTGACCGAGCGACGCTCACGCGACCCGCAGCTGTGGGAGTGGGGTCAGCTGCACCGCATGAACCTCCACTCCAGCACCCTCGGCGAGTCCGGCATCGGGCTGGTCGAGCGGCTCGTCAACCGCGACGGCTGGGAGGTCGGCGGCGGCAGCGCCATCGTCGATGCCACCTCGTGGGACGCGGCCCAGGGCTATGAGGTCACGGCCGCGCCGTCGATGCGCATGGTCGTCTCGCTCGCCGACTGGGACGCCTCACGGTGGATCAACCTCACCGGCGTCTCCGGTCACCCGGCCTCCTCGCACTACTCCGACCAGACCGAGCTGTGGGTCGCCGGCGACTACCTGCCCTGGGCCTTCTCCCGGGAGGCCGTCGACGAGGCGGCCGAGGACACGCTCACCCTGGTGCCTCCAGACGCGGGTTGA
- a CDS encoding 5-formyltetrahydrofolate cyclo-ligase: MNGSVGGQGKGPLRASVLAARTLRPPAARDAAAEAIRAQALAWEAVSRARTVAAYVSVGTEPGTRPLLDALLASGTRVLLPVLLDDNDLDWAAYTGPDDIMSAARGLQEPTGATLGVDAVRAADVVLVPGLAVSPAGDRLGRGGGSYDRALARVGSGTPTAVVLYDDEVGLAVPVEAHDRRVSHALAPRGVVALTALDG; encoded by the coding sequence GTGAACGGGTCGGTCGGCGGTCAGGGCAAGGGACCGCTGCGCGCCTCCGTGCTGGCCGCGCGGACGCTCCGCCCGCCTGCCGCGCGCGACGCCGCGGCCGAGGCGATCCGTGCGCAGGCGCTCGCGTGGGAGGCCGTGTCGCGTGCCCGCACCGTGGCTGCCTACGTCTCCGTCGGCACCGAGCCCGGCACCCGGCCCCTGCTGGACGCGCTGCTGGCCTCGGGCACGCGCGTGCTGCTGCCGGTGCTGCTCGACGACAACGACCTGGACTGGGCGGCGTACACCGGCCCCGACGACATCATGTCGGCAGCTCGTGGCCTGCAGGAGCCGACCGGAGCGACGCTGGGGGTCGACGCGGTGCGAGCTGCCGACGTGGTGCTGGTCCCGGGCCTCGCGGTCTCCCCCGCCGGCGACCGTCTCGGCCGCGGGGGCGGGTCCTACGACCGCGCGCTCGCCCGGGTCGGGTCCGGCACACCCACGGCGGTTGTGCTGTACGACGACGAGGTCGGCCTCGCCGTGCCCGTCGAGGCCCACGACCGCCGGGTCTCGCACGCCCTCGCCCCGCGGGGCGTGGTGGCGCTCACCGCCCTCGATGGTTGA
- a CDS encoding UTP--glucose-1-phosphate uridylyltransferase, producing the protein MGSKQTGGGLDLARAKMRDAGVDPVAIDTFAHYYRLLEHGETGMIPEDTIEPLDMESLADVQVDDEAAAEAIRHTAVIKLNGGLGTSMGMDRAKSLLCVRRGLSFLDIIARQVLHLRQEYDATLPLLFMNSFRTSADTMAALARYEDLPVKGLPLEFLQNKVPKLLEADLMPAALPRDPDLEWCPPGHGDIYTALRGTGLLGTLIDAGYRHVFVSNSDNLGAVPDARVAGWFATSGAPFAIEAVRRTPSDRKGGHFARRKADGRIVLRESAQTLKSDQAALADLERHRFMSTNNLWFDLQAMVDALDARGGILGLPLIRNVKNLDPADPSTPKVIQVETAMGAAIEVFEGARTIEVGRDRFVPVKTTNDLLVLRSDIYDLAGDFTLDQAADEVPFIDLDGEFYKLVGDFDKRFPEGAPSLREATSLKIEGDFTFGPGVSVVGEVSLDSPSAQRIAAGERLGEESDG; encoded by the coding sequence ATGGGTAGCAAGCAGACCGGCGGCGGGCTCGACCTGGCGCGCGCGAAGATGCGGGACGCGGGGGTCGACCCGGTCGCGATCGACACCTTCGCCCACTACTACCGCCTCCTCGAGCACGGCGAGACCGGGATGATCCCCGAAGACACGATCGAGCCGCTCGACATGGAGTCGCTGGCCGACGTCCAGGTCGACGACGAGGCCGCGGCCGAGGCGATCCGGCACACCGCGGTGATCAAGCTCAACGGCGGTCTCGGCACCTCCATGGGCATGGATCGCGCCAAGTCGCTGCTCTGCGTGCGCCGCGGGCTGAGCTTCCTCGACATCATCGCCCGCCAGGTGCTCCACCTCCGCCAGGAGTACGACGCCACGTTGCCGCTGCTGTTCATGAACTCCTTCCGCACCTCGGCCGACACGATGGCCGCGCTGGCCCGCTACGAGGACCTGCCGGTGAAGGGGCTCCCGCTGGAGTTCCTGCAGAACAAGGTGCCGAAGCTCCTCGAGGCCGACCTGATGCCTGCGGCACTGCCGCGCGACCCCGACCTGGAGTGGTGTCCGCCGGGTCACGGCGACATCTACACCGCCCTGCGCGGCACCGGCCTGCTGGGCACGCTGATCGACGCGGGCTACCGCCACGTCTTCGTGTCCAACTCCGACAACCTCGGTGCAGTCCCCGACGCCCGGGTGGCGGGCTGGTTCGCGACCAGTGGCGCACCGTTCGCCATCGAGGCCGTGCGCCGGACCCCCTCCGACCGCAAGGGCGGTCACTTCGCGCGCCGCAAGGCCGACGGCCGGATCGTGCTGCGTGAGTCGGCCCAGACGCTCAAGTCGGACCAGGCCGCCCTGGCTGACCTCGAGCGCCACCGGTTCATGTCCACCAACAACCTGTGGTTCGACCTGCAGGCGATGGTCGACGCGCTCGACGCCCGCGGCGGCATCCTCGGGCTGCCGCTGATCCGCAACGTGAAGAACCTCGACCCCGCCGACCCGAGCACCCCCAAGGTCATCCAGGTCGAGACCGCCATGGGCGCGGCCATCGAGGTGTTCGAGGGCGCCCGCACCATCGAGGTCGGCCGTGACCGTTTCGTCCCGGTCAAGACGACCAACGACCTGCTCGTGCTGCGCTCCGACATCTACGACCTCGCGGGCGACTTCACCCTGGACCAGGCGGCCGACGAGGTGCCTTTCATCGACCTCGACGGCGAGTTCTACAAGCTGGTCGGCGACTTCGACAAGAGGTTCCCCGAGGGGGCTCCGTCGCTGCGCGAGGCCACGTCCTTGAAGATCGAGGGCGACTTCACGTTCGGGCCCGGAGTCTCGGTCGTCGGTGAGGTGTCCCTCGACTCGCCCTCGGCCCAGCGCATCGCGGCGGGCGAGCGGCTGGGCGAGGAGTCAGATGGCTGA
- the glp gene encoding gephyrin-like molybdotransferase Glp, protein MADPTPAGLIPVADLVERILDTVSPLPAFPQPLMDTLGLALAEDVVAPISLPSFDNSGMDGYAVVHSDVEGASEDAPVSLPVVGEIGAGRATILALSPGTAVKIMTGAPVPKGATAVVPYEWTDRGVARVEISRAPREGQHVRPAGDDVREGDMLLEEGTPLGPRHLGLLAAVGRATVRSRPRPRVVIISTGSELREPGSTLARDAIYDANSFLLAAAARAAGAIAYRVGIVPDDPTAFTEALTDQLVRADLIVTTGGVSEGDFDVVKETLSSHGSMWFGGVAMQPGKPQGFGTIGVDETPVFTLPGNPVSAYVSFDTFVLPAIRRMMGMLPYERPTSRARLTHGISSPEGKLQLVRAVHESDRGGTFVSPVGGHGSHLIGDLAAANALIVVPPETTALQAGDMVAIRKLDEEF, encoded by the coding sequence ATGGCTGACCCGACCCCGGCCGGACTCATCCCGGTGGCCGACCTGGTCGAGCGGATCCTCGACACCGTCTCGCCGCTGCCTGCGTTCCCGCAGCCGCTGATGGACACCTTGGGCCTCGCCCTGGCCGAGGACGTGGTGGCCCCGATCTCGCTGCCCAGCTTCGACAACTCCGGCATGGACGGCTACGCCGTGGTCCACTCCGACGTCGAGGGTGCCAGCGAGGACGCTCCCGTGAGCCTGCCCGTGGTCGGCGAGATCGGCGCGGGCCGCGCCACGATCCTCGCGCTCTCGCCCGGCACGGCCGTCAAGATCATGACGGGTGCCCCGGTGCCGAAGGGCGCGACGGCCGTCGTCCCCTACGAGTGGACCGACCGCGGCGTCGCCCGCGTCGAGATCAGCCGGGCGCCCCGCGAGGGCCAGCACGTCCGCCCGGCCGGTGACGACGTCCGCGAGGGCGACATGCTGCTCGAGGAGGGCACCCCGCTGGGTCCACGCCACCTCGGCCTGCTCGCCGCCGTGGGCCGCGCCACGGTCCGCTCCCGCCCGCGCCCGCGGGTCGTGATCATCTCCACCGGTTCCGAGCTCCGCGAGCCGGGCTCGACCCTGGCCCGCGACGCGATCTACGACGCCAACTCCTTCCTGCTGGCGGCCGCCGCCCGGGCGGCGGGGGCGATCGCCTACCGCGTCGGGATCGTCCCGGACGACCCGACCGCCTTCACCGAGGCGCTCACCGACCAGCTCGTGCGCGCCGACCTGATCGTGACCACGGGCGGCGTCAGCGAGGGCGACTTCGACGTCGTCAAGGAGACCCTGTCCTCCCACGGCTCGATGTGGTTCGGTGGCGTGGCGATGCAGCCCGGCAAGCCGCAGGGCTTCGGCACGATCGGCGTCGACGAGACGCCGGTGTTCACCCTCCCGGGCAACCCCGTCTCTGCCTACGTCTCCTTCGACACCTTCGTGCTGCCCGCCATCCGCCGGATGATGGGGATGCTGCCCTACGAGCGGCCGACCTCACGCGCGCGCCTCACCCACGGGATCTCCTCCCCCGAGGGCAAGCTCCAGCTCGTGCGCGCGGTGCACGAGTCCGACCGTGGCGGCACCTTCGTCTCGCCCGTGGGCGGCCACGGCTCCCACCTGATCGGCGACCTGGCCGCGGCCAACGCCCTCATCGTCGTACCCCCGGAGACGACGGCGCTGCAGGCCGGCGACATGGTCGCGATCCGCAAGCTCGACGAGGAGTTCTGA
- the moaC gene encoding cyclic pyranopterin monophosphate synthase MoaC has translation MAADRLTHVDERGAARMVDVSGKDVTARTATASGRVLVTAAVVELLRGEGVPKGDTLAVARLAGIMGAKQTPSLIPLCHPLAISGVEVDLVVTDESVDITATVRTTDRTGVEMEALTAVSVAALTVVDMVKAVDKSAVITDVRVETKTGGKSGDWSRS, from the coding sequence ATGGCCGCAGACAGGTTGACCCACGTCGACGAGCGCGGGGCGGCCCGCATGGTCGACGTGTCCGGCAAGGACGTCACGGCCCGTACGGCCACCGCGTCGGGCCGCGTGCTCGTCACCGCCGCGGTGGTCGAGCTGCTCCGCGGTGAGGGCGTCCCCAAGGGCGACACCCTCGCGGTGGCCAGGCTGGCTGGCATCATGGGCGCCAAGCAGACCCCGTCGCTGATCCCGTTGTGCCACCCCCTGGCGATCTCGGGCGTCGAGGTCGACCTCGTGGTGACCGACGAGTCGGTCGACATCACCGCGACGGTGCGCACCACCGACCGGACCGGTGTGGAGATGGAGGCGCTGACCGCCGTGTCGGTCGCGGCGCTGACGGTCGTCGACATGGTCAAGGCGGTCGACAAGTCGGCCGTCATCACCGACGTCCGCGTCGAGACCAAGACCGGTGGCAAGAGCGGCGACTGGAGCCGGTCGTGA
- a CDS encoding MogA/MoaB family molybdenum cofactor biosynthesis protein encodes MTLPATVVVASNRAAAGVYPDETGPLITAWLGRHGFECGDPVVVPDGDPVGQAIRAALEGGARVVLTTGGTGLTPTDRTPEATAPLLDRQVPGLADAIRSAGVAKGVPTAVLSRGLAGVAGRCLVVNLPGSRGGVKDALEVLEPVLQHAVEQVVGSDH; translated from the coding sequence GTGACCCTGCCGGCCACGGTCGTGGTGGCGTCCAACCGCGCAGCCGCCGGGGTCTACCCCGACGAGACCGGCCCGCTGATCACGGCCTGGCTGGGCCGGCACGGGTTCGAGTGCGGCGACCCCGTCGTCGTACCCGACGGGGACCCGGTCGGCCAGGCCATCCGCGCCGCTCTCGAGGGCGGGGCGCGGGTCGTGCTCACCACGGGCGGCACCGGGCTGACGCCGACCGACCGGACTCCGGAGGCCACCGCGCCGCTGCTGGACCGGCAGGTGCCCGGGCTGGCGGACGCGATCCGGTCCGCCGGCGTCGCCAAGGGCGTGCCCACGGCCGTGCTGTCCAGGGGCCTCGCGGGGGTCGCCGGCCGGTGCCTGGTCGTCAACCTGCCCGGCTCCCGAGGAGGGGTGAAGGACGCGCTCGAGGTGCTCGAGCCGGTGCTCCAGCACGCGGTCGAGCAGGTCGTGGGGAGCGACCACTGA
- a CDS encoding GNAT family N-acetyltransferase, whose product MLRPIETGDAARWREVRERNAAWLKPWDATLPPGGGPRPPSFRVVVRRLRAYARRGTALPLVIEVDGRFAGQVSVNNIVRGSAQFASIGYWIDGDLAGRGIVPRAVAMTIDHCFGPVGLHRVEIAVRPENTNSLRVVEKLGLREVGYAPRFLHIDGAWRDHRLFAVTVEEWPLQGEGAGNSHQSHE is encoded by the coding sequence GTGCTGCGACCCATCGAGACCGGTGACGCGGCGCGCTGGCGCGAGGTCCGCGAGCGCAACGCGGCCTGGCTCAAGCCCTGGGACGCCACCCTGCCCCCCGGGGGCGGCCCCCGTCCGCCGTCCTTCCGCGTCGTCGTACGCCGCCTGCGTGCCTACGCCCGTCGCGGGACGGCCCTCCCGCTGGTGATCGAGGTGGACGGACGGTTCGCCGGGCAGGTGAGCGTCAACAACATCGTCCGGGGATCGGCCCAGTTCGCCTCCATCGGCTACTGGATCGACGGCGACCTGGCGGGGCGGGGGATCGTTCCCCGAGCAGTGGCGATGACGATCGACCACTGCTTCGGCCCGGTCGGCCTCCACCGCGTCGAGATCGCCGTGCGCCCCGAGAACACCAACTCGCTGCGGGTGGTCGAGAAGCTCGGGCTGCGCGAGGTGGGCTATGCGCCGCGATTCCTGCACATCGACGGCGCTTGGCGTGACCACCGGCTGTTCGCCGTGACGGTCGAGGAGTGGCCGTTGCAGGGCGAAGGTGCAGGAAATTCACACCAGTCACACGAGTAG
- the mnhG gene encoding monovalent cation/H(+) antiporter subunit G encodes MTWTAVADVAAATCLVLGACLTLVAAIGILRFPDVLTRMHSATKPQVLGLLVVMLGLGLRLRDPGTIGLLLLVAFFQLVTSPIASHMVGRASFRAGQVDRDRLVVDELSEVLDDPPSSPFPHSPLQ; translated from the coding sequence ATGACCTGGACCGCCGTCGCTGACGTCGCAGCCGCGACCTGCCTCGTGCTGGGGGCGTGCCTGACCCTCGTCGCAGCCATCGGCATCCTGCGCTTCCCTGACGTGCTCACCCGGATGCACTCGGCCACCAAGCCCCAGGTGCTCGGCCTGCTCGTCGTGATGCTCGGGCTCGGCCTGCGACTGCGCGACCCCGGCACGATCGGGCTGCTCCTGCTGGTGGCGTTCTTCCAGCTGGTCACCTCCCCCATCGCCAGTCACATGGTGGGGCGGGCGTCGTTCCGCGCCGGCCAGGTCGACCGCGACCGGCTCGTGGTGGACGAGCTCAGCGAGGTGCTCGACGACCCACCCTCATCGCCGTTCCCACATAGTCCGCTGCAATAG
- a CDS encoding monovalent cation/H+ antiporter complex subunit F encodes MTIVLVACGALLGVAALLLVIRIALGPTMLDRMVALDVLVAVVICGLALDAAVHRHTTTLPVLVVLSLLGFIGSVSVARFTRGSDDIEAEAS; translated from the coding sequence GTGACCATCGTCCTCGTCGCCTGCGGGGCCCTCCTGGGCGTCGCCGCGCTCCTCCTCGTGATCCGGATCGCGCTGGGTCCCACGATGCTCGACCGGATGGTCGCCCTCGACGTGCTCGTGGCCGTGGTGATCTGCGGCCTGGCGCTGGATGCGGCCGTCCATCGCCACACCACCACACTGCCGGTGCTCGTCGTGCTCTCGCTGCTGGGCTTCATCGGGTCGGTCAGCGTCGCCCGGTTCACCCGAGGCAGCGACGACATCGAGGCGGAGGCGTCATGA
- a CDS encoding Na+/H+ antiporter subunit E, producing the protein MRPSLQPSVIVWLTLVWTGLWGDISVLVVLSGVVVAVVVCVVFPMPPLGMNLRVHPLHLAWLVTRFLWDVLVASAQVAWTTLQLHRQPRNAVIEVDLTTHSDFVLTIVAEMVSLVPGSLVVEARRSTHSLFLHVLDARDTAGVEKMRRQVFALERRVLRAFGTPEEAAS; encoded by the coding sequence ATGAGGCCCTCGCTCCAGCCCTCCGTCATCGTCTGGCTCACCCTGGTCTGGACGGGCCTGTGGGGCGACATCTCCGTGCTGGTCGTGCTGAGCGGCGTCGTGGTGGCTGTCGTGGTCTGCGTGGTCTTCCCGATGCCCCCACTCGGGATGAACCTGCGCGTCCACCCCCTGCACCTTGCGTGGTTGGTGACGCGCTTCCTCTGGGACGTGCTCGTGGCCAGCGCGCAGGTGGCCTGGACGACGCTGCAGCTGCACCGCCAGCCACGCAACGCGGTCATCGAGGTCGACCTGACCACCCACTCCGACTTCGTGCTCACCATCGTGGCCGAGATGGTGTCCCTGGTTCCCGGGAGCCTGGTCGTCGAGGCCCGGCGCTCCACCCACTCGCTCTTCCTGCACGTCCTCGACGCTCGCGACACCGCCGGGGTGGAGAAGATGCGGCGCCAGGTCTTCGCCCTGGAGCGCCGCGTCCTGCGGGCGTTCGGCACTCCCGAGGAGGCAGCCTCGTGA
- a CDS encoding Na+/H+ antiporter subunit D, with the protein MRFLVPLPVILPLLGAGLTLMLSHRPRLQRVVSVAVLAVVVAVAVALVVRADRYGPQVIWIGAWKEPLGISLVADRLSALMVLVSAIVTLAVLVYSIGQGMTGDEHETPVTIYHPTYLVLSAGVSNAFLAGDLFNLFVSFEMLLFSSYVLLTLGGTGARIRAGTIYVVVNVLSSSLFLISIAAVYAATGSLNLAQLSGRLADLPDSVSLVLQLMLLTTFSIKAAVFPLSFWLPDSYPTAPAPVTAVFAGLLTKVGVYAIIRTQTLLFPESPLTDLLLWAALLTLVVGILGAVAQSEMKRLLSFTLVSHIGYMIFGVALGTKVGYSGAIFYVAHHITIQTALFLVLGLIERRAGSTSLLKVGGLARVAPLLGVLFFVPAMNLAGIPPMSGFLGKVALAEAGLLVGTPLAYALVGAGMLTSLLTLYAVAKAWNLAFWRTPEQAHEMAQAISDAEEVEDESVRVVHRGHVHVGAETFGATDLQEARSIIDPADETRDFHQLIESDAVASRLPRSMVGATAALVAVSLALSVVAGSAFDYTGSAADEALDPSTYISSVLSEETP; encoded by the coding sequence GTGAGGTTCCTGGTCCCGCTCCCCGTCATCCTCCCCCTGCTCGGCGCAGGGCTCACACTGATGCTCAGCCACCGCCCCAGGCTCCAGCGCGTCGTCAGCGTCGCGGTGCTGGCAGTCGTGGTCGCCGTCGCCGTGGCGCTGGTCGTCCGGGCGGACCGCTACGGCCCCCAGGTCATCTGGATCGGCGCCTGGAAGGAACCGCTCGGCATCTCCCTGGTGGCCGACCGGCTCTCGGCGCTGATGGTGCTCGTCTCTGCGATCGTCACCCTGGCGGTCCTGGTCTACTCCATCGGACAGGGCATGACCGGTGACGAGCACGAGACGCCGGTGACGATCTACCACCCGACCTACCTCGTGCTCAGCGCCGGCGTCTCCAACGCGTTCCTCGCCGGCGACCTGTTCAACCTCTTCGTGAGCTTCGAGATGCTGCTGTTCTCCAGCTACGTGCTGCTGACGCTCGGCGGCACCGGCGCGCGCATCCGCGCCGGCACGATCTACGTCGTCGTCAACGTGCTGTCCTCGAGCCTGTTCCTGATCTCCATCGCGGCCGTGTACGCCGCCACCGGCAGCCTGAACCTCGCCCAGCTCAGCGGCCGGCTGGCCGACCTGCCCGACTCCGTCAGCCTCGTGCTCCAGCTCATGCTGCTCACGACGTTCTCGATCAAGGCCGCCGTCTTCCCGCTCTCGTTCTGGCTGCCCGACAGCTATCCCACCGCCCCCGCTCCGGTCACGGCCGTCTTCGCCGGGCTGCTCACCAAGGTCGGCGTCTACGCGATCATCCGCACCCAGACGCTGCTCTTCCCCGAGAGCCCGCTCACCGACCTGCTGCTGTGGGCCGCGCTCCTCACCCTGGTGGTCGGCATCCTGGGCGCGGTCGCCCAGTCGGAGATGAAGCGCCTGCTCTCCTTCACCCTGGTCAGCCACATCGGCTACATGATCTTCGGCGTCGCGCTCGGGACGAAGGTCGGCTACTCCGGAGCCATCTTCTACGTCGCCCACCACATCACCATCCAGACCGCGCTCTTCCTCGTCCTGGGCCTCATCGAGCGTCGTGCCGGCAGCACCAGCCTGCTCAAGGTCGGAGGGCTGGCCAGGGTCGCTCCGCTGCTGGGGGTGCTCTTCTTCGTGCCTGCGATGAACCTCGCGGGCATCCCGCCCATGTCGGGCTTCCTCGGCAAGGTGGCGCTCGCCGAGGCCGGGCTCCTGGTCGGCACCCCGTTGGCCTACGCGCTCGTCGGGGCAGGGATGCTGACGAGCCTGCTGACGCTGTACGCCGTCGCGAAGGCGTGGAACCTCGCCTTCTGGCGCACTCCTGAGCAGGCCCACGAGATGGCGCAGGCGATCTCCGACGCCGAGGAGGTCGAGGACGAGTCCGTGCGGGTGGTCCACCGCGGACACGTCCACGTGGGCGCCGAGACCTTCGGTGCCACCGACCTCCAGGAGGCCCGCAGCATCATCGACCCCGCCGACGAGACCCGGGACTTCCACCAGCTGATCGAGTCCGACGCGGTGGCCTCCCGGCTGCCGCGCTCGATGGTCGGCGCCACGGCGGCGCTGGTCGCGGTGAGCCTGGCGTTGAGCGTGGTCGCCGGCTCGGCCTTCGACTACACCGGCAGCGCCGCCGACGAGGCGCTCGACCCGTCCACCTACATCTCGTCGGTGCTGAGCGAGGAGACGCCATGA